The proteins below come from a single Zea mays cultivar B73 chromosome 8, Zm-B73-REFERENCE-NAM-5.0, whole genome shotgun sequence genomic window:
- the LOC100272416 gene encoding phospholipase D family protein, with product MTGEEEQEHGGHRYVRMPPEPPEPEGLAAASSASFRLPESVRVFDELPRARIVQVSRPDAGDITPMLLSYTIEVHYKQFRWLLYKKASQVLYLHFALKRRAFLEEFHEKQEQVKEWLQNLGIGEHVPVVHDDDEADDVHVPSQHDENSVKNRNVPSSAVLPVIRPALGRQQSISDRAKAAMQEYLNHFLGNLDIVNSREVCKFLEVSLLSFLPEYGPKLKEDYVTARHLPKIEMDSKERYCSSCCFSFCSSSWQKVWAVLKPGFLALLQDPFDPKLLDIIIFDVSPCTDRDGDDQTTLAKEIKERNPLHFGFEVSSGGRTIKLRTRNSVKVKDWVTAINAARRPPEGWCHPHRFGSFAPPRGLTEDGSVVQWFIDGHAAFDAIASSIEEAKSEIFITDWWLCPELYLRRPFHFHGSSRLDILLESRAKQGVQIYILLYKEVSLALKINSMYSKRRLLNIHENVKVLRYPDHFSTGIYLWSHHEKIVVVDNQVCYIGGLDLCFGRYDSPEHKVVDFPPSTWPGKDYYNPRESEPNSWEDTMKDELDRTKYPRMPWHDVQCALYGPACRDVARHFVQRWNYAKRNKAPNEQAIPLLMPHHHMVIPHYMGTGKETNGVMESKQNLDKDIKFNRLNSLTTPASCQDIPLLLPHEPDHHIFASGDFGLNGMNITNGLSDHANKSNWNQQPVSNRKAKQDLSLQDLQMKGFVDNIGSPEVSVSKHYSTSNPNMQHIDKEWWEAQERGDQVASVLDVGEVGPRAACRCQVVRSVGPWSAGTAQIEGSIHNAYFSLIEKAEHFVYIENQFFISGLSGDDTIKNRVLEALYRRILRAEKEKRRFRVIIVIPLLPGFQGGIDDGGAASVRAIMHWQYRTICRGPNSILKNLYDVVGSKADDYISFYGLRAHGRSDDGGPLVTNQIYVHSKLMIIDDRMALIGSANINDRSLLGSRDSEIGIIIEDKEVVSSIMDGRPWEAGKFSLSLRLSLWAEHLGLLPGEVSCIMDPVDDSAYKNIWMATAKENTVIYHQVFSCVPNDHIHSRYQFRQSFAHRKEKIGHTTIDLGVALENLETQQEGDLACAKPMERLQDVRGHIVCFPLEFMCQEDLRPFFSESEYYTSPQVFH from the exons ATGACCGGCGAGGAGGAGCAGGAGCACGGTGGCCACAGGTACGTCAGGATGCCTCCGGAGCCGCCCGAGCCGGAGGGGTTGGCCGCCGCGTCGTCGGCGTCGTTCCGCCTGCCGGAGTCGGTGCGGGTGTTCGACGAGCTGCCGCGGGCCAGGATCGTCCAGGTCTCGCGCCCTGACGCCGGGGACATCACGCCCATGCTGCTCTCCTACACCATCGAGGTCCACTACAAGCAG TTTAGGTGGCTTCTATATAAGAAGGCCTCACAAGTGCTATATCTACATTTTGCATTGAAGAGACGTGCATTTCTTGAAGAATTCCATGAGAAACAAGAACAG GTCAAAGAATGGCTTCAAAATTTGGGGATAGGGGAGCATGTGCCAGTTGTACATGATGATGATGAAGCCGATGATGTGCATGTTCCTTCACAGCATGACGAAAACTCTGTCAAAAACAG GAATGTCCCTTCAAGTGCTGTTTTACCTGTTATTCGACCTGCCCTTGGCCGTCAGCAATCAATTTCTGATCGTGCAAAGGCTGCCATGCAAGAATACTTGAACCATTTCTTGGGAAACTTGGATATTGTCAACTCAAGAGAG GTCTGCAAGTTTTTGGAAGTTTCACTGTTATCATTTCTGCCAGAATATGGGCCTAAGCTAAAGGAAGATTATGTTACAGCAAGGCACTTGCCGAAAATTGAGATGGACAGTAAAGAGAGATACTGTTCATCCTGTTGTTTTAGTTTTTGCAGTAGTAGCTGGCAAAAG GTTTGGGCTGTACTGAAGCCAGGATTCTTGGCTTTACTTCAAGATCCATTTGATCCTAAGCTCTTGGACATAATTATTTTCGATGTGTCACCTTGCACTGATAGAGATGGAGATGACCAAACCACTCTAGCAAAGGAGATAAAGGAACGTAATCCATTGCATTTTGGATTTGAG GTATCTTCTGGGGGGCGGACAATAAAATTGAGAACAAGAAATTCAGTTAAGGTAAAGGATTGGGTTACTGCAATAAATGCTGCTCGACGACCCCCAGAGGGCTGGTGTCACCCTCACCGTTTTGGTTCATTCGCACCACCTAGGGGTTTGACTGAAGATGGTAGTGTCGTACAATGGTTCATAGATGGCCATGCTGCATTTGATGCTATTGCTTCTTCCATTGAGGAAGCCAAATCAGAG ATATTTATAACTGACTGGTGGCTGTGCCCAGAATTGTATCTTCGTCGCCCCTTTCACTTTCATGGATCCTCTAGGCTTGATATTCTTCTGGAATCAAGGGCGAAACAAGGGGTACAG ATTTACATTCTTTTGTACAAGGAAGTATCTCTTGCGTTGAAAATCAACAGCATGTACAGTAAACGGAGGCTACTTAACATTCATGAGAATGTTAAAGTTCTGCGCTACCCAGATCATTTCTCGACTGGCATATATCTATG GTCTCACCATGAAAAAATTGTTGTTGTTGATAATCAAGTATGCTATATTGGAGGTCTTGATTTGTGCTTTGGTCGTTATGATTCCCCTGAGCATAAAGTTGTGGATTTTCCTCCATCAACATGGCCAGGAAAGGATTACTACAATCCTAG GGAATCTGAGCCAAATTCTTGGGAGGACACAATGAAAGATGAGCTGGATCGTACTAAATATCCTCGCATGCCTTGGCATGATGTTCAGTGTGCACTTTATGGTCCAGCATGTAGAGATGTAGCAAGGCATTTTGTTCAGAGATGGAATTATGCGAAG AGGAATAAAGCACCAAATGAGCAAGCAATCCCATTATTAATGCCTCATCATCACATGGTAATCCCTCATTACATGGGTacaggcaaggaaacaaatggggTAATGGAGAGTAAACAGAACCTTGATAAGGATATTAAGTTTAATAGGTTAAACTCCTTGACCACACCAGCATCATGTCAGGACATTCCGTTGCTTTTGCCACATGAACCTGATCACCATATATTTGCAAGTGGAGATTTTGGACTGAATGGCATGAATATCACCAATGGTCTTTCAGATCATGCGAATAAATCCAATTGGAACCAGCAGCCAGTTTCCAACCGAAAGGCCAAACAAGACCTTTCTTTACAAGATTTACAGATGAAAGGATTTGTGGATAATATCGGTTCCCCTGAGGTTTCAGTGTCTAAGCACTATAGCACCTCAAATCCAAATATGCAACACATAGATAAGGAGTGGTGGGAGGCACAAGAACGAGGAGATCAAGTTGCCTCTGTGcttgatgttggagaagttggtccCCGAGCAGCATGTCGTTGCCAG GTCGTTAGAAGTGTTGGCCCATGGTCAGCAGGAACAGCTCAAATCGAAGGAAGCATCCATAATGCCTATTTTTCTCTTATTGAAAAGGCAGAACATTTTGTTTACATCGAG AATCAGTTTTTCATTTCAGGTCTTTCAGGGGATGACACAATTAAGAATCGTGTATTAGAAGCACTATATAGGCGCATACTTAGAGCAGAAAAAGAGAAAAGGCGCTTCCGGGTTATTATTGTCATACCACTTTTACCTGGTTTTCAG GGTGGCATTGATGATGGTGGAGCTGCGTCTGTGAGGGCAATTATGCATTGGCAATACCGAACTATTTGTAGAGGACCTAATTCAATTCTTAAAAATCTGTATGATGTGGTTGGCTCGAAGGCGGATGATTATATCTCATTTTATGGGCTTAGAGCACATGGAAGATCAGATGATGGGGGTCCTCTGGTCACCAATCAG ATATATGTGCACAGTAAATTGATGATTATTGATGATCGCATGGCATTGATTGGCTCAGCCAACATAAATGATAGAAGCTTGCTTGGATCTAGGGATTCTGAG ATTGGTATAATTATTGAAGATAAAGAGGTTGTCAGTTCTATAATGGATGGAAGACCTTGGGAAGCTGGAAAGTTCTCCCTCAGCCTACGACTTTCTCTATGGGCAGAACACCTTGGTCTTCTTCCAGGAGAG GTTAGTTGCATTATGGATCCTGTGGATGATTCAGCGTACAAAAACATCTGGATGGCCACTGCTAAG GAGAATACCGTGATCTACCATCAAGTATTCTCATGTGTTCCCAACGATCACATCCATTCTAG GTATCAATTTCGCCAAAGTTTTGCTCATCGTAAGGAGAAAATTGGCCACACAACCATAGACTTGGGTGTTGCCTTAGAAAACCTGGAAACGCAACAGGAGGGAGACCTGGCATGTGCCAAACCAATGGAACGGTTGCAGGACGTTCGGGGTCATATTGTTTGCTTCCCTTTGGAGTTCATGTGCCAAGAGGACTTGAGACCTTTCTTCAGTGAGAGCGAGTATTATACATCTCCACAAGTTTTccattag
- the LOC100272416 gene encoding phospholipase D family protein isoform X1, translating into MTGEEEQEHGGHRYVRMPPEPPEPEGLAAASSASFRLPESVRVFDELPRARIVQVSRPDAGDITPMLLSYTIEVHYKQFRWLLYKKASQVLYLHFALKRRAFLEEFHEKQEQVKEWLQNLGIGEHVPVVHDDDEADDVHVPSQHDENSVKNRNVPSSAVLPVIRPALGRQQSISDRAKAAMQEYLNHFLGNLDIVNSREVCKFLEVSLLSFLPEYGPKLKEDYVTARHLPKIEMDSKERYCSSCCFSFCSSSWQKVWAVLKPGFLALLQDPFDPKLLDIIIFDVSPCTDRDGDDQTTLAKEIKERNPLHFGFEIYILLYKEVSLALKINSMYSKRRLLNIHENVKVLRYPDHFSTGIYLWSHHEKIVVVDNQVCYIGGLDLCFGRYDSPEHKVVDFPPSTWPGKDYYNPRESEPNSWEDTMKDELDRTKYPRMPWHDVQCALYGPACRDVARHFVQRWNYAKRNKAPNEQAIPLLMPHHHMVIPHYMGTGKETNGVMESKQNLDKDIKFNRLNSLTTPASCQDIPLLLPHEPDHHIFASGDFGLNGMNITNGLSDHANKSNWNQQPVSNRKAKQDLSLQDLQMKGFVDNIGSPEVSVSKHYSTSNPNMQHIDKEWWEAQERGDQVASVLDVGEVGPRAACRCQVVRSVGPWSAGTAQIEGSIHNAYFSLIEKAEHFVYIENQFFISGLSGDDTIKNRVLEALYRRILRAEKEKRRFRVIIVIPLLPGFQGGIDDGGAASVRAIMHWQYRTICRGPNSILKNLYDVVGSKADDYISFYGLRAHGRSDDGGPLVTNQIYVHSKLMIIDDRMALIGSANINDRSLLGSRDSEIGIIIEDKEVVSSIMDGRPWEAGKFSLSLRLSLWAEHLGLLPGEVSCIMDPVDDSAYKNIWMATAKENTVIYHQVFSCVPNDHIHSRYQFRQSFAHRKEKIGHTTIDLGVALENLETQQEGDLACAKPMERLQDVRGHIVCFPLEFMCQEDLRPFFSESEYYTSPQVFH; encoded by the exons ATGACCGGCGAGGAGGAGCAGGAGCACGGTGGCCACAGGTACGTCAGGATGCCTCCGGAGCCGCCCGAGCCGGAGGGGTTGGCCGCCGCGTCGTCGGCGTCGTTCCGCCTGCCGGAGTCGGTGCGGGTGTTCGACGAGCTGCCGCGGGCCAGGATCGTCCAGGTCTCGCGCCCTGACGCCGGGGACATCACGCCCATGCTGCTCTCCTACACCATCGAGGTCCACTACAAGCAG TTTAGGTGGCTTCTATATAAGAAGGCCTCACAAGTGCTATATCTACATTTTGCATTGAAGAGACGTGCATTTCTTGAAGAATTCCATGAGAAACAAGAACAG GTCAAAGAATGGCTTCAAAATTTGGGGATAGGGGAGCATGTGCCAGTTGTACATGATGATGATGAAGCCGATGATGTGCATGTTCCTTCACAGCATGACGAAAACTCTGTCAAAAACAG GAATGTCCCTTCAAGTGCTGTTTTACCTGTTATTCGACCTGCCCTTGGCCGTCAGCAATCAATTTCTGATCGTGCAAAGGCTGCCATGCAAGAATACTTGAACCATTTCTTGGGAAACTTGGATATTGTCAACTCAAGAGAG GTCTGCAAGTTTTTGGAAGTTTCACTGTTATCATTTCTGCCAGAATATGGGCCTAAGCTAAAGGAAGATTATGTTACAGCAAGGCACTTGCCGAAAATTGAGATGGACAGTAAAGAGAGATACTGTTCATCCTGTTGTTTTAGTTTTTGCAGTAGTAGCTGGCAAAAG GTTTGGGCTGTACTGAAGCCAGGATTCTTGGCTTTACTTCAAGATCCATTTGATCCTAAGCTCTTGGACATAATTATTTTCGATGTGTCACCTTGCACTGATAGAGATGGAGATGACCAAACCACTCTAGCAAAGGAGATAAAGGAACGTAATCCATTGCATTTTGGATTTGAG ATTTACATTCTTTTGTACAAGGAAGTATCTCTTGCGTTGAAAATCAACAGCATGTACAGTAAACGGAGGCTACTTAACATTCATGAGAATGTTAAAGTTCTGCGCTACCCAGATCATTTCTCGACTGGCATATATCTATG GTCTCACCATGAAAAAATTGTTGTTGTTGATAATCAAGTATGCTATATTGGAGGTCTTGATTTGTGCTTTGGTCGTTATGATTCCCCTGAGCATAAAGTTGTGGATTTTCCTCCATCAACATGGCCAGGAAAGGATTACTACAATCCTAG GGAATCTGAGCCAAATTCTTGGGAGGACACAATGAAAGATGAGCTGGATCGTACTAAATATCCTCGCATGCCTTGGCATGATGTTCAGTGTGCACTTTATGGTCCAGCATGTAGAGATGTAGCAAGGCATTTTGTTCAGAGATGGAATTATGCGAAG AGGAATAAAGCACCAAATGAGCAAGCAATCCCATTATTAATGCCTCATCATCACATGGTAATCCCTCATTACATGGGTacaggcaaggaaacaaatggggTAATGGAGAGTAAACAGAACCTTGATAAGGATATTAAGTTTAATAGGTTAAACTCCTTGACCACACCAGCATCATGTCAGGACATTCCGTTGCTTTTGCCACATGAACCTGATCACCATATATTTGCAAGTGGAGATTTTGGACTGAATGGCATGAATATCACCAATGGTCTTTCAGATCATGCGAATAAATCCAATTGGAACCAGCAGCCAGTTTCCAACCGAAAGGCCAAACAAGACCTTTCTTTACAAGATTTACAGATGAAAGGATTTGTGGATAATATCGGTTCCCCTGAGGTTTCAGTGTCTAAGCACTATAGCACCTCAAATCCAAATATGCAACACATAGATAAGGAGTGGTGGGAGGCACAAGAACGAGGAGATCAAGTTGCCTCTGTGcttgatgttggagaagttggtccCCGAGCAGCATGTCGTTGCCAG GTCGTTAGAAGTGTTGGCCCATGGTCAGCAGGAACAGCTCAAATCGAAGGAAGCATCCATAATGCCTATTTTTCTCTTATTGAAAAGGCAGAACATTTTGTTTACATCGAG AATCAGTTTTTCATTTCAGGTCTTTCAGGGGATGACACAATTAAGAATCGTGTATTAGAAGCACTATATAGGCGCATACTTAGAGCAGAAAAAGAGAAAAGGCGCTTCCGGGTTATTATTGTCATACCACTTTTACCTGGTTTTCAG GGTGGCATTGATGATGGTGGAGCTGCGTCTGTGAGGGCAATTATGCATTGGCAATACCGAACTATTTGTAGAGGACCTAATTCAATTCTTAAAAATCTGTATGATGTGGTTGGCTCGAAGGCGGATGATTATATCTCATTTTATGGGCTTAGAGCACATGGAAGATCAGATGATGGGGGTCCTCTGGTCACCAATCAG ATATATGTGCACAGTAAATTGATGATTATTGATGATCGCATGGCATTGATTGGCTCAGCCAACATAAATGATAGAAGCTTGCTTGGATCTAGGGATTCTGAG ATTGGTATAATTATTGAAGATAAAGAGGTTGTCAGTTCTATAATGGATGGAAGACCTTGGGAAGCTGGAAAGTTCTCCCTCAGCCTACGACTTTCTCTATGGGCAGAACACCTTGGTCTTCTTCCAGGAGAG GTTAGTTGCATTATGGATCCTGTGGATGATTCAGCGTACAAAAACATCTGGATGGCCACTGCTAAG GAGAATACCGTGATCTACCATCAAGTATTCTCATGTGTTCCCAACGATCACATCCATTCTAG GTATCAATTTCGCCAAAGTTTTGCTCATCGTAAGGAGAAAATTGGCCACACAACCATAGACTTGGGTGTTGCCTTAGAAAACCTGGAAACGCAACAGGAGGGAGACCTGGCATGTGCCAAACCAATGGAACGGTTGCAGGACGTTCGGGGTCATATTGTTTGCTTCCCTTTGGAGTTCATGTGCCAAGAGGACTTGAGACCTTTCTTCAGTGAGAGCGAGTATTATACATCTCCACAAGTTTTccattag
- the LOC100272416 gene encoding phospholipase D family protein isoform X2, whose protein sequence is MQEYLNHFLGNLDIVNSREVCKFLEVSLLSFLPEYGPKLKEDYVTARHLPKIEMDSKERYCSSCCFSFCSSSWQKVWAVLKPGFLALLQDPFDPKLLDIIIFDVSPCTDRDGDDQTTLAKEIKERNPLHFGFEVSSGGRTIKLRTRNSVKVKDWVTAINAARRPPEGWCHPHRFGSFAPPRGLTEDGSVVQWFIDGHAAFDAIASSIEEAKSEIFITDWWLCPELYLRRPFHFHGSSRLDILLESRAKQGVQIYILLYKEVSLALKINSMYSKRRLLNIHENVKVLRYPDHFSTGIYLWSHHEKIVVVDNQVCYIGGLDLCFGRYDSPEHKVVDFPPSTWPGKDYYNPRESEPNSWEDTMKDELDRTKYPRMPWHDVQCALYGPACRDVARHFVQRWNYAKRNKAPNEQAIPLLMPHHHMVIPHYMGTGKETNGVMESKQNLDKDIKFNRLNSLTTPASCQDIPLLLPHEPDHHIFASGDFGLNGMNITNGLSDHANKSNWNQQPVSNRKAKQDLSLQDLQMKGFVDNIGSPEVSVSKHYSTSNPNMQHIDKEWWEAQERGDQVASVLDVGEVGPRAACRCQVVRSVGPWSAGTAQIEGSIHNAYFSLIEKAEHFVYIENQFFISGLSGDDTIKNRVLEALYRRILRAEKEKRRFRVIIVIPLLPGFQGGIDDGGAASVRAIMHWQYRTICRGPNSILKNLYDVVGSKADDYISFYGLRAHGRSDDGGPLVTNQIYVHSKLMIIDDRMALIGSANINDRSLLGSRDSEIGIIIEDKEVVSSIMDGRPWEAGKFSLSLRLSLWAEHLGLLPGEVSCIMDPVDDSAYKNIWMATAKENTVIYHQVFSCVPNDHIHSRYQFRQSFAHRKEKIGHTTIDLGVALENLETQQEGDLACAKPMERLQDVRGHIVCFPLEFMCQEDLRPFFSESEYYTSPQVFH, encoded by the exons ATGCAAGAATACTTGAACCATTTCTTGGGAAACTTGGATATTGTCAACTCAAGAGAG GTCTGCAAGTTTTTGGAAGTTTCACTGTTATCATTTCTGCCAGAATATGGGCCTAAGCTAAAGGAAGATTATGTTACAGCAAGGCACTTGCCGAAAATTGAGATGGACAGTAAAGAGAGATACTGTTCATCCTGTTGTTTTAGTTTTTGCAGTAGTAGCTGGCAAAAG GTTTGGGCTGTACTGAAGCCAGGATTCTTGGCTTTACTTCAAGATCCATTTGATCCTAAGCTCTTGGACATAATTATTTTCGATGTGTCACCTTGCACTGATAGAGATGGAGATGACCAAACCACTCTAGCAAAGGAGATAAAGGAACGTAATCCATTGCATTTTGGATTTGAG GTATCTTCTGGGGGGCGGACAATAAAATTGAGAACAAGAAATTCAGTTAAGGTAAAGGATTGGGTTACTGCAATAAATGCTGCTCGACGACCCCCAGAGGGCTGGTGTCACCCTCACCGTTTTGGTTCATTCGCACCACCTAGGGGTTTGACTGAAGATGGTAGTGTCGTACAATGGTTCATAGATGGCCATGCTGCATTTGATGCTATTGCTTCTTCCATTGAGGAAGCCAAATCAGAG ATATTTATAACTGACTGGTGGCTGTGCCCAGAATTGTATCTTCGTCGCCCCTTTCACTTTCATGGATCCTCTAGGCTTGATATTCTTCTGGAATCAAGGGCGAAACAAGGGGTACAG ATTTACATTCTTTTGTACAAGGAAGTATCTCTTGCGTTGAAAATCAACAGCATGTACAGTAAACGGAGGCTACTTAACATTCATGAGAATGTTAAAGTTCTGCGCTACCCAGATCATTTCTCGACTGGCATATATCTATG GTCTCACCATGAAAAAATTGTTGTTGTTGATAATCAAGTATGCTATATTGGAGGTCTTGATTTGTGCTTTGGTCGTTATGATTCCCCTGAGCATAAAGTTGTGGATTTTCCTCCATCAACATGGCCAGGAAAGGATTACTACAATCCTAG GGAATCTGAGCCAAATTCTTGGGAGGACACAATGAAAGATGAGCTGGATCGTACTAAATATCCTCGCATGCCTTGGCATGATGTTCAGTGTGCACTTTATGGTCCAGCATGTAGAGATGTAGCAAGGCATTTTGTTCAGAGATGGAATTATGCGAAG AGGAATAAAGCACCAAATGAGCAAGCAATCCCATTATTAATGCCTCATCATCACATGGTAATCCCTCATTACATGGGTacaggcaaggaaacaaatggggTAATGGAGAGTAAACAGAACCTTGATAAGGATATTAAGTTTAATAGGTTAAACTCCTTGACCACACCAGCATCATGTCAGGACATTCCGTTGCTTTTGCCACATGAACCTGATCACCATATATTTGCAAGTGGAGATTTTGGACTGAATGGCATGAATATCACCAATGGTCTTTCAGATCATGCGAATAAATCCAATTGGAACCAGCAGCCAGTTTCCAACCGAAAGGCCAAACAAGACCTTTCTTTACAAGATTTACAGATGAAAGGATTTGTGGATAATATCGGTTCCCCTGAGGTTTCAGTGTCTAAGCACTATAGCACCTCAAATCCAAATATGCAACACATAGATAAGGAGTGGTGGGAGGCACAAGAACGAGGAGATCAAGTTGCCTCTGTGcttgatgttggagaagttggtccCCGAGCAGCATGTCGTTGCCAG GTCGTTAGAAGTGTTGGCCCATGGTCAGCAGGAACAGCTCAAATCGAAGGAAGCATCCATAATGCCTATTTTTCTCTTATTGAAAAGGCAGAACATTTTGTTTACATCGAG AATCAGTTTTTCATTTCAGGTCTTTCAGGGGATGACACAATTAAGAATCGTGTATTAGAAGCACTATATAGGCGCATACTTAGAGCAGAAAAAGAGAAAAGGCGCTTCCGGGTTATTATTGTCATACCACTTTTACCTGGTTTTCAG GGTGGCATTGATGATGGTGGAGCTGCGTCTGTGAGGGCAATTATGCATTGGCAATACCGAACTATTTGTAGAGGACCTAATTCAATTCTTAAAAATCTGTATGATGTGGTTGGCTCGAAGGCGGATGATTATATCTCATTTTATGGGCTTAGAGCACATGGAAGATCAGATGATGGGGGTCCTCTGGTCACCAATCAG ATATATGTGCACAGTAAATTGATGATTATTGATGATCGCATGGCATTGATTGGCTCAGCCAACATAAATGATAGAAGCTTGCTTGGATCTAGGGATTCTGAG ATTGGTATAATTATTGAAGATAAAGAGGTTGTCAGTTCTATAATGGATGGAAGACCTTGGGAAGCTGGAAAGTTCTCCCTCAGCCTACGACTTTCTCTATGGGCAGAACACCTTGGTCTTCTTCCAGGAGAG GTTAGTTGCATTATGGATCCTGTGGATGATTCAGCGTACAAAAACATCTGGATGGCCACTGCTAAG GAGAATACCGTGATCTACCATCAAGTATTCTCATGTGTTCCCAACGATCACATCCATTCTAG GTATCAATTTCGCCAAAGTTTTGCTCATCGTAAGGAGAAAATTGGCCACACAACCATAGACTTGGGTGTTGCCTTAGAAAACCTGGAAACGCAACAGGAGGGAGACCTGGCATGTGCCAAACCAATGGAACGGTTGCAGGACGTTCGGGGTCATATTGTTTGCTTCCCTTTGGAGTTCATGTGCCAAGAGGACTTGAGACCTTTCTTCAGTGAGAGCGAGTATTATACATCTCCACAAGTTTTccattag